The following nucleotide sequence is from Peribacillus sp. ACCC06369.
GGCGAAGCAAAGGATATAAAGTACTTTGATCAATGGTAATTCCCGACTTCTCTAAACGCTGGACAAGCGAGTACCCATACTGAGGGGTTTTGAGCTGACTTAGAACAGCTAGCGTTAAAGTGCCTCTGCGCAGCTCAGTTGTTAATGAATTCAGTAAATTGCTCATCCAATCACCTCTTCTCTATACTATGTGACGTACACCATACCTTATACTATGCATCATACACTATTTTAGTTCTTACACCAACATAAAAATGAAATTATAATTTATTGAAAGCATAAAAAAGAGAAGCGTTTTACGCCTCTCCGTTTGTCCATTATTACTATGTTCCGATTATTGTACCGAAAACGATTACAAGTCCAATGCTTGTCATCAGTCTGCAAAAACCGCCGTTAATTTTCTCCACAATCTGATTTAGAGGCATCCCAGGGCAAAACCCACAAATAAAGTGCCTAGAAGTAACGATAAGAACGGATGAAGCTTACATTTGGTTGTCGCCAGAACACGCAATAACCAAGACTATTCGCTGCCAAAAAGGTCCGCATTACTTGTTCAGCTGAAAATTCCAAAAATTCAGCTCCTCTTTCCATAGCTTCCTTTAAAGGTATTGGAGCTTTCACCAGACTATGAACACTTGTTATTCCATGATCATATAAAGCTTCAATACCAGTTCCGATTGATCCAGCCAAAACGAATACGGGAATACCATGCTTTTTCGCTTCTTGTGCAACTCCCATCGGTGTTTTTTCTAAAGCTGTTAGGTAATCGATTAGGTCCTCACCCGTAAAGACACAATCAGCATCGTATAGTTTTTCACCCAGTTTCGTATATTCCATAACAATATCTACGCCCCTTTTTGTTTCCGCATTGAAAAAGGGTTGAAAGGCACTACCGATTCCACATGCAGCACCAGCTTTATCATGCAAGTGAATGCCTGTCTTGACTTCCACTAAATCAGCCCATGATGTTAAAGCCTTATCTTGCATCTCAACCATGGCAGGAGTCGCCCCTTTTTGGGGATCCGAATACACTTGATGCCCCTTCCGGCCCGACTAACGGATTTTGAACATCCGAGGCAATCAAAAACTCGGAATCTGCTATTCTTGGATTAAAATCCTCCGTATTTATTTCTGATATGCGCGACAATTCGGCTCCACCGAATCCCAGCGGATTACCAACTGCATCAAATGCCCTCATTCCCAAAGCCTGGTGCATTCCAACGCCGGCGTCGTTGGTAGCGCTACCCCCCAATTGCTAAAATGAACTTTCGACAGCCATCATCCAATGCTTTTTGAATGAGCTCTCCTGTACCGTATGTAGTAGTGATCAATGGGTTCAACTCTTCTGGATTGACTAGGCATAAACCGGATGCACTAGCCATTTCAATCACACATGTTTCTTGATCCCCCAAGATTCCATATGCTGCCGGTATGTCTTCAAATAAAGGTCCTTTAACGGTCACTTCAACTTTTCGCCCGTTTGTAACTGTCACAAGGCTATCCATCGTACCTTCACCACCATCCGCTACAGGAACCAATTCTGTCTTGGCATCCGGCATAGCCTTCCTCACCCCTCGCTCGATTGCTTTCGAAAGCCTCTAATGCATGCTGACAAACTTCCCTTATAAGAATCTGGTGCAATGACAATTTTCATTCTCAGGCCCCCTTTGAATTTATTTTAATATTTATTTAATTATAATCTTAGGGAATATGTTAGTCATCGCCCAAACTAAATGAAAATTAGTATGACATAATGTATTTAATTTTTTAGCTATAATAAAATAATGGTCCCTCACCCTCCATGGTTTGAAACTCTGCACCATTTTCCTAAGTAACTTAAATATCGGGGAATGTGCAAAAAGAATGTATATAAATCGTAATTCCTTTATATACCGATTAAAAAAATCGTTGAAGGAAATTGTGAAATAAGACTGCTCATTTAAATTTTTTTCGTTTCTATCCCTATTAAGACCTTACATTGGAATTCTGTATAATTGATCGAGGTACCGAGTAGATTAACATTACATGATTTTTTTCCATATCAGGAGGGATTGGATGAGTGGTATCGCAAATATTTTAATAATCCTTGGATTTTCCATTATCTTCATCATCATCATTGTCTTGTTTTTCCTATTACTTTATATGATTTTCTTTGACCGCATGCAGAAGCATCATGCAATTTTAAGGAATTACCCAGTGCTTGGGAGGATACGTTACTTTCTGGAAAAAATCGGCCCTGAAATGCGGCAATATTGGTTTAACAGTGATAATGAAGGAAAACCCTTTTCCCGAGATGACTATGAACATATGGTGAAAAGTTCAAAATATTTACGAGATGTCATTGGTTTTGGTTCAAAACGGGACTTTGATGAAGAAGGTTTTTTTGTTAATAATAGCATGTTCCCAAAATTGGCCGAAGAAGAAAAATACGATAGAGAAACAAAAGTAACGACTAAAAGATACATTCTTTTGAAAGACCCGCTTTTCTCACAGCGAGAAGAACAATGGGGAGATGTAGAATCCTCTGCATTCTTATTGGATGATGAAGATGCCGTGATCATCGGCCCAAACACTAAGAATCCCTTTCGATTAAAAGGTCTTATCGGCATGTCCGCCATGAGTTATGGCTCTTTGGGGAAAAATGCAATCACTGCCCTGTCTGAGGGATTGGCCGCCGCAAAAGGCACATGGATGAATACAGGGGAAGGTGGACTTTCTCCTTATCATTTAATTGGGGGCGTCGATATTATCATGCAAATCGGTCCTGCCATGTTTGGGGTTCGTGATAGTATCGGCGAAATGGATTGGGATGAGTTAAAAAGAAAAAGTGAAATACCAGAAATCAAAGCATTTGAAATCAAATTGGCTCAAGGTGCCAAAACTCGTGGAGGACATATTGATGCTGAAAAAGTTAATCCCGAAATCGCTGAAATCCGTAAGGTCGTACCGTACAAAGCTATCGATAGTCCGAATCGGTTTCATCAATTCAATGACGTAGAATCCATGTGCGATTTTATCGAAAAAATCAGGGACCATACAGGCATCCCGGTCGGTATCAAAATGGTCATCGGTGGCAATGAAAGTGTTGAAGAGCTAGCTAGCTATATGAAAGAAACCGGGAAAGGTCCGGATTTCATTTCATTGGATGGCGGTGAAGGCGGCACGGGTGCATCTTATCAGGAATTGATCGATAGCGTAGGATTACCGATAAAATCCGCTTTGCCGATTTTAGTATCGACCCTGGAAAAGTACGGTGTCCGCAATCGGGTAAAAATCATCGCCTCCGGTAAATTGTTCACGCCTGATAGAATAGCGATAGCTCTTGCCATGGGGGCCGACCTTGTTAACATAGCTCGAGGTTTCATGATTGCCATTGGATGTATACAGACGATGAAATGTCAATCCAATGCTTGCCCTGTCGGGGTAGCAACCACCGATCCAGAATTGCAAAAGGCACTTGTCATCGATGAAAAGAAATACCGCGTGGTCAACTTTCTTGTTACCCTTAGAAAAGGATTATATCGAATCTCAGCCGCTGCTGGTTTGGATTCGCCCATTCATTTTCAACCGAAGCACATTAGCTATAAGGACGATAAAGGAATAGTCACATCCCTTGAAGATATCATGAAAGAAGTTAAGGGACTAATAGGAGTTAGACAATGAAAAAACCGCCGCCCAAATTGTGATGGGCGGTTTTTTCTTTATCAATTAAGGTAGCGCATGTAGCTGTATAATTTACAATATTATGTAAACCAGACCTCTTACTATAATAAATCAATTAGAATATGGGACAGTTTGACATTCGTTGTTAAATCAAAAAAAAGCTCATATGATATGAGCTAGATTCAATGTTCAATATATCAAATGGATTGATAATACCATTTGCCATCACGTTTAAACTTTCTGCATTGGTCATTCAAAAGAAGGTATTCAAGGTGAGCCAATGTTTCACCAACAGCAAACCTAGTTTCGTGAATGGGTAGATTTCCAAATAAGATATTGCATGCACTTTTAACAGTAATCGGCTCTTTCATGTTTTCATGAATTACATGCAACCGGTCCTGATGGTGATCCAATAATTCAACAATTCTTTTATTGGCATTTTGAAATGGTTTCCCATGTGAAGGGATGACATATTCTACGTCCAACTTTTGAATTTTTTTTAAAGAAGTAAAAAACTCTTCCAATGGGTTGCTTAAACCCTTAAACCAATAAGAAATATTAGGAGATACCCTGGGCAATATATGATCTGTTGAGAAAAGGACACTATTTTCCTTATTGTATAAGGAAATCAGGCCATCTGAATGCCCCGGCGTGAAGATCACTTCATACTCATATTTGCCAAAACGTAGCTTCAATCCTTCGTCAAGATGATGATTTACAGTAGGATAGGGTTTTACTTGTGGCATAAAGCTGCTTTCGTCACTAGATAAGGCGACAGCTATTTCGTCTTTCATCCCGCATGCCTCATAATTTTCTTTAAGCTTATTCAGAGAATCCGCTTCCCAATACGTAGTTCCCGCATGTTCATCCACTTTTGTCATCCAAACATCTGCACTGGTTAATTGTTGTAAAGCTCCTGCATACCCGAAATGGTCTGGGTGATAGTGGGTGATGATAATATCGGTAATATCATGTTTTTCAATAATGGGGTTCCATATATCCCTTGTAGTGTTATTATTTAATCCCGTATCAATGATTGTCCACCCTTTTTCACCTTCTGCCAGGAAACAATGGACATGGTCCAACCTAAAAGGCATTGGAATGGTAACCTGAGTAACTTTCAATTCATTCAGCAAGTATAACTTCTCCTTCCGATGTAACTTTCAATTTTATAAGTTCGAAATGAACATTGTTAAATAAAGGTATATTATTAATCAATTCGACGAATTATTTGCAGTTCCTCTAATCATCATCTACATTTATGGCCAATTGGATAAATCTAAGAAGATTAACCAGTGGCTAAGGGCATGTATAAAGAAAAACCGCCATCAATTGATGGCGGTTTCTCGTTTTACATATCTTCCTCGATTGTTTGAACAAGGATAAATAGAAAATGATAAATTAAATTGAAAGCTTGTTCCAATGACATGTCCTCTCGAAAACCTTTTACGTTATCCAAGGCAAAATTCACATCCCATAGTCCGTCACCCTGGTTAAACATTAAACTGAATGATCCAATGCCTTCTTGAAGTTCCTTTGTTAAATAGGTTTTTAAAACCTCTCCCATTTTTTTCTGGAATTTCAATCCGAACATCGCGTTATAAGTACCGAAAACATCATCCACTTCCAACGAAAGTGCTTCAACACCGATTAATTCAAACCATTTGGATTCAAAGTAAAGGAATTCTTCTTTATTATTTTTCAAATACCCGATCGGTTGTGATAAAAATGCAGAGTTCTCTTCAGAAATCAATTCTTCGCTCTCTTTATTACTGCGCTCGATATAAGCATCAGTAAAACGGGATGCATTTTCTTTTTCCACTATTATGATATCATCTGCGATTAATTTATGCTTTTCTGCATAATCCCTTTCTTCTTTGAACAACTCAACCTTGTTTTCGATTACGGATTTCGATATGTATGATTCCATTTGTTTTTTTAGCATGTTATGTCCTCCTAATATCTTTTCAAGCTTTCGCAATTTCAATCATAGCATATTCAATACAGATAAAATAACTTTGTGAAAGAAATTACAATATCGGCTGTGGCAATCGTTTCGTGTCTTCGATATAGTAATGGTAAGCGTATATATATATAAGAGAGAAATGAGATGTTAAATATGCAAAAAATCATTGTAGTTGGTGCAGGGATTCTGGGAGCTTCCACTGCCTATCAGCTGGCTAAAAGTGGAGCTGAGGTTATCATAATAGACCGCCAAGATGATGGACAGGCAACTTCTGCTGCTGCAGGAATCGTGTGCCCATGGATTTCGCAAAGGCGCAATCAAGCTTGGTATCTCCTTGCTAAAAATGGAGCTGCTTTCTATCCGGGTTTAATTGAAGAACTTGAACAGGATGGGGAAACGGAGACTGGTTATGCCCAAGTCGGGGCCATAAGTTTACATACAGATGAAGAAAAACTGATTGCCATGAAGAACCGAGCGGAAAAACGGAAAGAAGATGCACCGGAGATCGGGACGATCACATTACTTTCTGCAGAGAAAACAAATGCCTTATTCCCGCCTCTTTCCAGTGAATATGCAGCAGTTCACGTGAGTGGGGCCGCTCGAGTCGATGGACGAGCGCTACGTGATTCCTTATTGAGGGCATCACAAAAAAACGGTGCGAAACTTATGTATGGTGAGGCTATACTTTCATATAATGGTGCACATGTTACAGGTGTAACACTTGAAGATGAAATCATACCTGCTGATAAAGTGATTGTTTGTGCTGGAGCTTGGGCACCGGAATTACTGAAACCACTGGGCCTGAATTTTCAAGTCAGCTTCCAAAAGGCTCAAATCATTCATCTGGAAGCACCAAATACAAATACGAATAACTGGCCTGTGGTCATGCCTCCCAGTGATCAATATCTTTTGGCTTTCGATAATAATAAGATCGTTGCTGGGGCGACTCATGAAAACACGGACGTCTTCGATAACCGAATGACTGCAGGAGGGCTGCAGGAAGTTTTCAATAAGGCCCTGCATACCGCTCCAGGCTTGTCGGATAGTACGTTTGTTGAAGCGCGGGTCGGATTTCGTCCATTCACGCCTGGATTCCTTCCGGTTATTGGTCCTTTACCTAATTGGGAAGGAATTATCATAGCCAATGGTCTTGGAGCTTCCGGTTTAACTATGGGCCCCTATATAGGCTCCCAATTGGCAAACCTCGCACTTGATAGAAAAATCGATATCGATTTAGAAAAGTATGATGTTAGAGGTGCGCTTTTAACATAACTGCCAAAACATTACCTATCTGGATAATGAACGTATTAAATCAACTGACTCTGGAACTTTCCTAGGTCAGTTTTTTTAAAAAAAAGGCTTTGTTAAGTAGTATTGTTGTTTTTTAGGTATAAAATATGGGAACGTCCGTTTTGGACGTTCCCGTTCTTATTCCATTAAAGCCCCCTATAATGGAATAACTGTAAAGCTAATGAAGCTTTTTTAAAAGCTGCGTTTCGCTGCCCAAGCACCTTGCATTTTACTAAGGAATACAATTTGCCCAATATGATATGCGTCGTGCATTGCTAAACTCTTCAGTTCAAGCACTAATGAATTATCTCCTGGAACCTGTCTATACAAATCTTCATGTTCTGATTTTGCTAGTATTTTTCCAAGTTCGCGATGAACATAAAAATATTCTTGTTTTGTTTCCTTCCAATTTTCTAACGTCTCAGTTGGTAATCGAAATGTAGAGTCATTATTTTCTGCCTGTGGTTCATTCGCTGTTTCACCAAGAAATCGCATCATATATCTTTTTTCAAAGAAAAGTAAATGACAAACTAATTCCCAAATGGAATTCATTGCCCCATCAGCTGGTTTCCAAATTGCCTGTTCAAAAGTGATGTCCTCTAGCACTTTTTCAAGTGGTGGAAACCAGTCTTCTTCATCTAAGCAGCTTGCCCATTGTTGTAACAAAAGTGTCTTTACATCCATTTTCTATTCCCTCCAATTTAATCCCTTTAATAGATAATCCCTTTGGTAAAAATATTTGCGGCGTGTTGTAGATAGCTCACTAATTAAGGTGTCATGCCATTTCCTTGTTCAATTAAACTGGCCCTTTAACGGAACAATGAACGTTCTGTTATTTGGAAAATTCTGATATCCTTAGTTTATCATAAGTTGTGTTAACTGAGAAAGAACAACTGTCTAAAACCATTTTGGTTATCGTAAAGTTATCTTTTATATGTTTGATGGTGTCTAAGAATGGGAACCAGCTCAAATAATGGTCTAGATATTTAGTCGCTACACCATTAAAACGCTCCATCCAGCTCTTTAAACGGCTGTGATAACTATTTACATTCTGGATGTGAAAAATCCCTTTAACTCGCTCCCTACCATTTACTTTAAAGCGATGACGCTCAATTCCTTTTTCTTTGGCATAAGTCATAAACGCCCGCCAAGCATCCGTACATAGAACATTTTGTATTGATAGCTTGGAACCTAACGCTTCGTCCAAACTCTTTTTTATAATACGCCCTTTTCCTATTGTTTTGGAAAACGTTCTCTTTTGGCGGTCTCTGGCTATAAGAACGCATACTTGGTCCTTACTTATTCCTCTAAACTCCGAACTACCACCGCGTAACCTTGTTTTTCGACCTTGGATATTCCGTTTTCCTTTCTCGGAATAGAGGAAATAGGTTTCATCCATTTCTACTATGCCTTCGAAAAGAAAAAGCGTCACATAATGAGCACCAATGAGTTAAGCTGATTTCCGAAGGGAATACCTTTCAATCATACATTCGATGAACTGAAGCCATTTACTAGGCATATGAGTTCTGTGAAGAGGAGTGTTCGTCATATCTGTGAATGTTTTACCGCACTCTTTGCAGCGGTATCTTTGATGTTCATTGGTATTGATTGTAGTTTTTACTTGAAATTTACAGAAGCGAATGCCATTAGTGGATGGACAATGGGTGCAGGTGTAGCCGTCTTTGTGTTTCTATTCTGATACATCAGTGAATACAGACTCTGTTTCTCCCGCACTCCCTAATGAGTTTGTGAAGAACTCCTTCAATCGCTGCTGGTCTCTTTGGCTAAGATTTCTGATTTGGTTAATTATGTCCGCTAACGCCATTAAAACTCACTCGCTCTCAGTAATTTTATTTCATTGTAGAACGACCGTTCGAGCAAATCAAATAACAACATTATTCTTTAACAAAGCAAAAAAAAGATAAATTCCTTTCCAACCAAAGGGTTGAAAGGAATTTATCTTAAAAATGTTATTTGGGGATGAAAAAACATTTGGGTTTACAAAATGAAACTATTGATTGAATCTTCCGCGCTGGCGAAGTAATTCACGGTTCAGGTTTGGATCTTTTTCAAATGCAGCGCGGCCGTGAAGCCAAAATATATTGTTGACGACAACTAAATCTCCAACAGGCAGTTCCAGTTCAAGTACACTTTCATCGTTTTCTAATGAATTGGATAAATCGCGTAAGTATTTGGCTTGTTCGATTGATTCAGGATAAACAAATTGATCGATAAAACATACACCAGGTTTGTTATTATGATTGAAGAAAGTCAATCTTTCAATTTCCTGATCAATGTTCTTGCTTTTTGGAGACTTATACGTGAATTTTTGGCTAGATAATGGATGATTAACATACGTATCAAGCTCTTTCCAATCGTCTAGGTGCAATAAACGTGATTCGCCACCGCGGGCATTTTGTTCGATCATCTTCATCATTAGTAACCAGTCAGTTGGTTCATCTACAAATGTTCCGTCCGTATGAAGTGTAAATAAACGATAGGCCTGACGCAAATATGAATCACTGCTATCCGTATCTTGAACACTAAAGCGGGCATAATATTTTCCTGACATGGCATCATGGTTTGGAGTCCCCAGCAAGTATGAAATGGCCGTCGCAAAAATGACATATTCATCTGTATTTTCCGTGACACCCTCCAAGCCGAGGGTGAAGCCGCCAGATTCCCGGTCATGAACGATGTTCCGAAGCACTTCACCAAAGTCTTCCCCCACTTGATCCAATAGATATGATGCAACGATGAGTCGTGCATATGGTGTATATTCCAGATGTTGAACAGACTGATTATCCTTCGATACAGTTTCTAAAAAAGCGGCAATTGCCTCTTTTGAAATTTCAATATGATATAATCGGCTGGTTTGAGGGTGAACTTTCACCTCGTATTTTTCTGTTTTCCTTTCAAACTTCGCTCTCTTTTTTTCTGCAATGCTCATGAATAATTCCTCCTGTTATTTGTAATATAGGTGACAAAGTTAACGGGAAATATAAAAAGCCAGTCGCACATGGTCCCCAAATAAAATAGGAATCCAACTGTACAACTGGCTTATATTCACTTCACTGCTCTATGTAAATAGAGTCACAGCGAATATGCAGTTTATGTATGATTTATTTTTCCTGTTTCCAATTATTAAGATCTTTACACGATTCTGAAATGGAGTTTTCCAAAAGGTGTTAATGTCATAATATTGGCTTAATTCCATTAAAACGTTTTTTCGCAAAATTGTCAACACTTTTTTCATATTATTCTGATAAATCAAATTACTAACTTGGTAGTTTTGTTTTTTCTCCAGCTTTAATTTGCTGAAAATGGAGATCAAGGTCCTTCAAGGCCGCAATCAATGCATTAGCTGCTTTCCCACGATAATAAGATTGAATCATTTCTAGCAAGTCATCAACACCATCATTTAAACTGGCCCCTTTTAACAAACGCCCAATAAATTCCCGGCCATGTTCTGTTGCCAGTGTGCAAGAAGCTTCCAGGACAACCCCATATTTAGCATCTACTTCTGCAGTAATGGTCAATGTTTCAAATACACTTTTCGCTGCCATCCCCTGAGGTAAACGGGCATGACCAGCAATAAAAATTGTTTTACCATTAAACATGAGGCTTCTTCCTCTCGAATTTTATTTTGTTAATATGGCTTCCAATAAGTGTGATTGTTCCGGAATGCGGTTTACAACCTCTTTTCCAATTTCAATCGAAGCTGTTGCAGCAGGTGATGGTGCATTACATACATGAATGGTCCGTTTTCCCATGATAATATGAAAATCATCCACCATATTACCATCATCTTGTAACGCCTGGGCCCGGACTCCAGCAGGTGCAGGGATTAAATCATCCGCTTGAATTTCCGGAATTAATTCCTGCAGGCTTTTCGTGAATTGCTTTTTACTAAATGAACGGACATATTCATCCATCCCTTCCTTCATGAATTTACTGGCCAGCTTCCAAAAACCTTTATAGCTTAAAACTTCAGTCAAATCTTTCGCATTGAAGTCGGTCTTTTTATATCCTTCCCGTTTGAAACTTAGTACAGCATTGGGACCAGCATCTACTTCTCCGCTAATCATCCGCGTAAAATGAACCCCCAGAAATGGGAATTTCGGGTTAGGTACCGGATATATTAAATGATTGACAAGGAAGCGTTTATCAGGCTTCAATTTAAAATACTCACCGCGAAACGGGACAATTTTCATATCAGTTTTATACCCTGCAGCTGCTGCGATACGATCACTGTGCAACCCTGCGCAATTAATGACCATCCTTGCCTTTATGGTACCGTTGTTTGTGTCGATGATGACATCATCAAAATCCTCGTCAATCTTCTCCACCTTTGTATTCAGCTTAATTTCACCCCCGTTGCCTCGGATGATATCCGCCATCTTTTCACTTACCTGACGATAATTGACGATGCCGGCTTGCGGGACGCGAATTGCACCTAGTCCATTAACATGCGGTTCGATTTCCTTTAACTCACCCACACCGATTTTTTGTATAGCTAGTTCATTTTGCAAACCGCGTGAATATAAATCATCCAGTAGGGGCATCTCTTCTGGCTTTGTTGCAACAATGACTTTCCCGCAAATATCATGTTCAATTCCATGCATCCGGCAGAATTCCGTCATTGATTTGCTTCCTTGACGGGCAAACCGTGCCTTGAAACTGCCTGGTTTATAATAAATTCCTGAATGGATGACGCCGCTGTTATGCCCCGTTTGATGATCTGCAACAACAGCCTCTTTTTCAATGACTACCACTTTAGCATTAGGAAAACGCTGATAAAGTGCCATTCCCGTCGATAATCCTACAATTCCCCCACCAACAATTGCGAAATCATACACAATTAACACTCCTTTTATTGATGATTTTTAGTATTCAGCAACTCCATATACGATATTAAATTGTTCTTAGTCCGTAAGATGTGAAATTCTACTGCTGCCCTTAGTTCTGCAGGATCCCCTCTTAGTGCCGCTTCATATATCATCCGGTGTTCCCGTTGCGTTTCTGGGTAATGGTCAATCAGCAAATTCGGCGCAATGGGTGAGATCCCTAGTGTTTCTACCATTTTTTGAACCCTTGGCCATGGGCAACCTTTTCGGAGGGTTTCATGAAAAGCCGCATTCAAAATGATATAATGCTCATTGGTTTCATCAGATAACTGAATTCCTTCCATTTCAATCAAAATTCCCTTTAATTTTTCTTTATCCTCCTTTGTTAAATAAGGAAGCGATTTTTCCACGGCAAGGCCTTCAAGTAGAGACCTTGTATGATAAATTTCTTCAATATCATCCCGGGTAATCGGTGTTACAATTGCTCCTTTATGAGGAACCATTTCCACCAACCCTTCCATTTGAAGCTGTGTAAGGGCTTCGCGAATGGGCATTCTGCTTACTTCCAGGCGATCAGCCCATTCCTCTTGGATGAGTCGCTCCCCCTTTTTCAACGTCCCATTCAAAATCGCTTTCCTGAGGCTTTTTGTCACATTTTTAACAATTGTTGATTTATCTTTATTCGAATTAGATTTATCCAATTCAGCGTCCACCTTTCAATATTGGATACAATTTTAACTATATCAACTAAATAAAGCGATTACAATACTGAAAATTAAATATATTGTATCCAATTACAAAATTACTGGATACAATACATTAGGTAAACATCACATATGAACATAAATCTCATTTTCCATTCCTCGAAATAATTTGATACTGTGAAATCAGAATCAACTATATAAATAACTTTGCATTTTTTTAAAGACCATTAAAATTCACAAGTTTTTAATTGGTCATCTTTTGTGATTATGATATCATTGATACAATAACCAAATTTATACAAATGAGGGGTTGCTAGTTTATGAGTAATGAAGTCTATCTTATTGGCGAAATACGGACTAATAATTTCTCTGATAAGGATCTTTTCGAGAAAATTAGATCGTTGTGGGGCAAAACAAATGATTATCCAATTGATAATGATATGAAATATGGGATTTATCATCAGTACGTAAGCAACTATCGAGGAGATTATACTTTATCTATAGCTACCGAAACCCCTGTATCGAATGAAAAATTGATCATTCCAGATCATGAATACGAAGTGTTTGAATGTCTACAAGATGAACATTCCATAGGTGAAACGTGGAAAAAGATATGGCGGTTGGAAGATGAAAAAAAATTGAACAGGGATTATAGTCTGGATTTCGAAAAATATTATCCTGATGGAAAAGTGGAAATACATA
It contains:
- a CDS encoding DUF3870 domain-containing protein: MFNGKTIFIAGHARLPQGMAAKSVFETLTITAEVDAKYGVVLEASCTLATEHGREFIGRLLKGASLNDGVDDLLEMIQSYYRGKAANALIAALKDLDLHFQQIKAGEKTKLPS
- the lhgO gene encoding L-2-hydroxyglutarate oxidase, whose product is MYDFAIVGGGIVGLSTGMALYQRFPNAKVVVIEKEAVVADHQTGHNSGVIHSGIYYKPGSFKARFARQGSKSMTEFCRMHGIEHDICGKVIVATKPEEMPLLDDLYSRGLQNELAIQKIGVGELKEIEPHVNGLGAIRVPQAGIVNYRQVSEKMADIIRGNGGEIKLNTKVEKIDEDFDDVIIDTNNGTIKARMVINCAGLHSDRIAAAAGYKTDMKIVPFRGEYFKLKPDKRFLVNHLIYPVPNPKFPFLGVHFTRMISGEVDAGPNAVLSFKREGYKKTDFNAKDLTEVLSYKGFWKLASKFMKEGMDEYVRSFSKKQFTKSLQELIPEIQADDLIPAPAGVRAQALQDDGNMVDDFHIIMGKRTIHVCNAPSPAATASIEIGKEVVNRIPEQSHLLEAILTK
- a CDS encoding GntR family transcriptional regulator, which produces MDKSNSNKDKSTIVKNVTKSLRKAILNGTLKKGERLIQEEWADRLEVSRMPIREALTQLQMEGLVEMVPHKGAIVTPITRDDIEEIYHTRSLLEGLAVEKSLPYLTKEDKEKLKGILIEMEGIQLSDETNEHYIILNAAFHETLRKGCPWPRVQKMVETLGISPIAPNLLIDHYPETQREHRMIYEAALRGDPAELRAAVEFHILRTKNNLISYMELLNTKNHQ
- a CDS encoding effector binding domain-containing protein, which encodes MSNEVYLIGEIRTNNFSDKDLFEKIRSLWGKTNDYPIDNDMKYGIYHQYVSNYRGDYTLSIATETPVSNEKLIIPDHEYEVFECLQDEHSIGETWKKIWRLEDEKKLNRDYSLDFEKYYPDGKVEIHIAIK